Proteins from a genomic interval of Desulfomonilaceae bacterium:
- a CDS encoding Tm-1-like ATP-binding domain-containing protein, which translates to MKPIVVILGTLDTKGAEVDFLKSEISRHECSTIVVDVGTLNPPTCQADISRIDVALAAGTSIEDIHKRGDRRTAVESMILGASSIARKLHEGKRLSGIVSVGGGTGTHIGMGVMRSLPLGVPKLMVSTVASRDMSRLIGTKDITVMHSVVDILGLNPISRKILSNAAAAIAGMAFDSRKISSEKPIVGLTSFGFITEGAMKVKSKLELKGYEVAPFHANGTGGMAMEDLIEQGIINAVVDLALHEFPDSLYGGYCGDIGTSRLETAGRLGLPQVVVPGGLDCIVLEFDSRETMPTNLRDRAVFWYDFRSGVRTSIEDMIQLAGIISDKLNRSQGPTNVVIPMGGFSEADAVGGPLWDPKANQAFISELKIRLASKVEVTEVNAHINDTDFAEAVVNILASMVR; encoded by the coding sequence ATGAAGCCCATTGTAGTAATTCTCGGAACCTTGGACACAAAAGGCGCCGAGGTCGATTTCCTTAAAAGTGAAATATCCCGGCACGAATGTTCAACGATCGTGGTTGATGTTGGAACGCTTAATCCACCAACCTGCCAAGCGGATATTTCTCGAATAGATGTGGCTTTAGCAGCCGGAACCAGCATAGAGGACATTCATAAACGGGGGGACAGAAGAACCGCTGTAGAAAGCATGATTCTTGGGGCTTCGTCAATTGCAAGGAAACTCCACGAAGGTAAGCGTCTGTCTGGAATAGTGTCAGTGGGAGGTGGAACCGGTACTCACATCGGGATGGGAGTTATGAGGAGCCTGCCACTCGGTGTCCCCAAACTCATGGTTTCTACCGTAGCGTCACGAGACATGAGCCGACTAATTGGAACCAAAGATATCACGGTAATGCATTCAGTTGTGGACATACTCGGCCTTAACCCTATCAGCAGAAAGATACTGTCTAATGCCGCGGCGGCTATAGCGGGTATGGCTTTCGATTCCAGAAAGATCAGCTCGGAAAAACCTATTGTGGGACTGACATCTTTTGGCTTCATTACGGAAGGAGCCATGAAGGTTAAATCAAAGCTGGAGCTTAAAGGTTATGAGGTAGCCCCTTTTCACGCAAATGGAACTGGCGGCATGGCCATGGAAGATCTGATAGAGCAGGGTATAATAAACGCTGTGGTGGATTTGGCCCTTCATGAGTTCCCTGATTCCTTGTATGGCGGGTATTGCGGAGACATAGGGACAAGTCGATTGGAGACCGCAGGCCGGCTCGGCTTACCACAAGTAGTGGTCCCAGGGGGTCTTGATTGTATAGTGTTGGAATTTGACTCAAGAGAGACCATGCCCACCAATCTTCGCGACCGTGCCGTCTTCTGGTACGATTTTAGATCCGGAGTAAGAACATCAATTGAGGACATGATTCAGCTTGCCGGAATAATATCCGACAAATTAAATCGGTCCCAAGGTCCTACGAATGTAGTAATACCAATGGGCGGTTTTTCAGAGGCGGACGCAGTTGGCGGTCCCTTGTGGGACCCCAAAGCCAATCAGGCGTTTATTTCTGAACTCAAAATCAGACTTGCTTCCAAAGTGGAAGTGACAGAAGTTAATGCGCATATTAACGACACTGATTTTGCTGAGGCCGTTGTAAATATTCTTGCCTCGATGGTTCGATAA